One window of the Anaeromyxobacter dehalogenans 2CP-C genome contains the following:
- a CDS encoding transposase yields the protein MTAPRQVLSGVTYHVTRRCAQRDLLLRPSELVNETFLYVLGVALRRYGLLLHGFCVLSNHFHLVLTDPGARLPAFEQYLDSLVARSINAALGRWEAFWASGSYSAVALATPDDVVDTLAYALANPVSAGLVSRGSEWPGLWSSPERIGAGPIVARRPEHFFRRNGSMPESVELELTLPPGFDDVVQFRDRLVDASTRRELVATERLKAEGRTFLGVRRVLAQSPNARPATVAPRRGPKPRVGARDKWKRIEALGRLRTFLDDYREALKALRAGLRDVVFPSGTYRLRVAHGVRCAPG from the coding sequence ATGACCGCTCCGCGCCAGGTTCTCTCCGGTGTCACCTACCACGTCACGCGCCGCTGCGCGCAGCGCGACCTGCTCCTGCGTCCGTCGGAGCTCGTGAACGAGACCTTCCTGTACGTGCTCGGGGTCGCCCTCCGACGCTACGGGCTGCTCCTGCACGGCTTCTGCGTGCTCTCCAACCACTTCCACCTGGTGCTGACCGACCCCGGCGCGCGCCTGCCCGCGTTCGAGCAGTACCTCGATTCCCTGGTGGCGCGGTCGATCAACGCGGCGCTGGGCCGCTGGGAGGCGTTCTGGGCCTCCGGCAGCTACAGCGCGGTGGCGCTCGCGACGCCGGACGACGTGGTCGACACCCTCGCCTACGCGCTCGCGAACCCCGTGTCGGCGGGGCTGGTCTCGAGGGGGTCGGAGTGGCCAGGGCTCTGGTCGTCGCCCGAGCGGATCGGTGCCGGCCCCATCGTCGCGAGGCGGCCGGAGCACTTCTTCCGTCGCAACGGCAGCATGCCGGAGTCGGTCGAGCTCGAGCTCACGCTGCCGCCCGGCTTCGACGACGTGGTGCAGTTCCGGGATCGCCTCGTCGATGCGAGCACCCGGCGCGAGCTCGTCGCCACCGAGCGCTTGAAGGCCGAAGGGCGGACCTTCCTCGGCGTGCGCCGCGTGCTCGCGCAGAGCCCGAACGCGCGCCCCGCGACCGTGGCGCCGCGCCGCGGCCCGAAGCCGAGGGTGGGCGCGCGCGACAAGTGGAAGCGGATCGAGGCGCTCGGGCGGCTCCGGACCTTCCTCGACGACTACCGCGAGGCGCTGAAGGCCTTGCGCGCCGGGCTGCGCGACGTGGTCTTCCCGAGCGGCACGTACCGGCTCCGCGTGGCACACGGCGTGCGCTGCGCGCCCGGGTAA
- a CDS encoding 2-hydroxymuconate tautomerase family protein: protein MPYVNIKITREGATAEQKATLIRKVTELLRDELGKNPSTTVVVIDEVDTDNWGIGGESVTVRRKRGS from the coding sequence ATGCCGTACGTCAACATCAAGATCACCCGCGAGGGCGCGACCGCGGAGCAGAAGGCCACCCTCATCCGCAAGGTGACCGAGCTGCTCCGGGACGAGCTCGGGAAGAACCCCTCCACCACCGTCGTGGTCATCGACGAGGTGGACACCGACAACTGGGGCATCGGCGGGGAGTCGGTCACGGTCCGCCGCAAGCGCGGGAGCTGA
- a CDS encoding LysR substrate-binding domain-containing protein: MAITRLPPHPFSLRQLQYAIAVADTLSFRRAAERCRVAQPSLSTQVAQLESALGVRLFERDRRRVLVTGAGRPLLELMRRLLLQADDLQEAARQAGDPLAGALRVGVIPTISPYLLPAIAPALRDAYPALRLTWLEDRTAELVRSLHAGTLDAALLAVEAELGDVEVAPVARDAFVLATPPGHPLGAARGPASAAELRDASVLLLEDGHCLREQALAFCSRARTRELEYRATSLSTLAQMVAGGAGVTLLPELAVPTETRRADLRLRPFADPAPFRTIALVWRRSSPIAEALRRLAGTVKTAYPAPAGRPAGPERQRPRAPRA, from the coding sequence ATGGCTATCACCCGCCTGCCCCCGCACCCCTTCTCGTTGCGGCAGCTGCAGTACGCGATCGCGGTCGCGGACACGCTCTCGTTCCGCCGCGCGGCCGAGCGCTGCCGCGTGGCCCAGCCCTCGCTCTCCACGCAGGTCGCGCAGCTCGAGTCGGCGCTCGGCGTCCGCCTGTTCGAGCGCGACCGCCGCCGCGTGCTCGTCACCGGCGCCGGCCGGCCGCTGCTCGAGCTGATGCGCCGGCTGCTGCTCCAGGCGGACGACCTCCAGGAGGCGGCGCGGCAGGCCGGCGATCCGCTCGCCGGGGCGCTGCGGGTCGGGGTCATCCCCACCATCTCGCCCTACCTGCTGCCGGCGATCGCGCCCGCCCTGCGCGACGCGTACCCGGCGCTCCGCCTCACCTGGCTCGAGGACCGGACCGCCGAGCTGGTCCGCAGCCTCCACGCCGGCACGCTCGACGCGGCCCTGCTCGCGGTCGAGGCGGAGCTCGGCGACGTCGAGGTGGCGCCGGTGGCCCGCGACGCGTTCGTGCTCGCCACGCCCCCGGGCCACCCGCTCGGCGCGGCGCGGGGCCCGGCCTCGGCGGCCGAGCTGCGCGACGCGAGCGTGCTGCTGCTCGAGGACGGGCACTGCCTGCGCGAGCAGGCGCTGGCGTTCTGCTCGCGCGCGCGCACCCGCGAGCTGGAGTACCGGGCGACCAGCCTCTCGACGCTCGCGCAGATGGTGGCGGGCGGGGCGGGCGTGACGTTGCTGCCCGAGCTGGCGGTGCCGACCGAGACCCGGCGGGCGGACCTCCGCCTGCGCCCGTTCGCCGACCCGGCGCCGTTCCGGACGATCGCGCTGGTGTGGCGCCGCAGCTCGCCCATCGCCGAGGCGCTGCGGCGGCTCGCCGGCACCGTGAAGACGGCGTACCCGGCGCCCGCGGGCCGGCCGGCGGGGCCGGAGCGTCAGCGCCCGCGCGCGCCGCGCGCGTGA
- a CDS encoding peroxiredoxin, which yields MLTVGDRFPEFSLQAVTSLESGNEFETITQASHPGKWKVVFLWPMDFTFICPTEIAEFGRRNGEFQDRDTQVLGASIDTHYVHLAWRKSHPDLKNLPFPMLADTRRELSGALGVLHRDGVALRATFIVDPEGVIRHVSVNDLSVGRNVDEVLRTLDALQTDELCPCNWKKGESTLQVA from the coding sequence ATGCTGACCGTGGGCGACCGCTTCCCCGAGTTCTCGCTGCAGGCCGTCACCAGCCTGGAGAGCGGCAACGAGTTCGAGACGATCACGCAGGCGAGCCACCCGGGCAAGTGGAAGGTGGTCTTCCTCTGGCCGATGGACTTCACCTTCATCTGCCCGACCGAGATCGCGGAGTTCGGCCGCCGGAACGGCGAGTTCCAGGACCGCGACACGCAGGTGCTCGGGGCGAGCATCGACACCCACTACGTCCACCTGGCCTGGCGGAAGAGCCACCCGGACCTGAAGAACCTGCCGTTCCCCATGCTCGCCGACACCCGGCGCGAGCTCTCCGGCGCGCTCGGCGTGCTGCACCGGGACGGCGTGGCGCTCCGCGCGACGTTCATCGTCGATCCGGAGGGCGTCATCCGGCACGTCTCGGTGAACGACCTCTCGGTCGGGCGGAACGTGGACGAGGTGCTCCGCACGCTCGACGCCCTGCAGACCGACGAGCTCTGCCCCTGCAACTGGAAGAAGGGCGAGTCCACGCTCCAGGTGGCCTGA
- a CDS encoding carboxymuconolactone decarboxylase family protein, which produces MAALDAIREALPEPARDIKLNLQAVLQPGPLTPAQRWGVAVATAAAARNERLLAAILADARAEVEPAVVEDALAAAAVMAMNNVYYRFRHMVGKPSYSEKPARLRMNRLVKPAASKLDFELFALAVSAVNGCETCVRSHEQVVVGGGVSEDQVHDAVRIAAVVHAAAVALELAGHAAAPSAAAAAG; this is translated from the coding sequence ATGGCGGCCCTCGACGCGATCCGGGAGGCGCTCCCCGAGCCGGCCCGGGACATCAAGCTGAACCTGCAGGCGGTGCTGCAGCCGGGGCCGCTCACGCCGGCGCAGCGCTGGGGCGTGGCGGTGGCGACCGCCGCGGCGGCCCGCAACGAGCGGCTGCTCGCGGCGATCCTGGCCGACGCGCGGGCGGAGGTCGAGCCCGCCGTGGTGGAGGACGCGCTCGCGGCCGCGGCCGTGATGGCGATGAACAACGTGTACTACCGGTTCCGGCACATGGTCGGGAAGCCGTCGTACTCGGAGAAGCCGGCGCGCCTGCGCATGAACCGGCTCGTGAAGCCGGCCGCGAGCAAGCTGGACTTCGAGCTGTTCGCGCTCGCGGTGAGCGCGGTGAACGGGTGCGAGACCTGCGTACGCTCGCACGAGCAGGTGGTGGTCGGCGGCGGCGTGTCCGAGGACCAGGTCCACGACGCCGTCCGGATCGCCGCGGTGGTGCACGCGGCGGCGGTGGCGCTCGAGCTCGCCGGGCACGCCGCGGCCCCGTCCGCGGCGGCCGCGGCCGGGTAG
- a CDS encoding BTAD domain-containing putative transcriptional regulator, producing MHPSPNWTVHLLGAPRLAGATAMVRLDRRTAALLALLAIDGPQPRSRAAGLLWPESPEKTARANLRQLLRRLREAAGGDLVGAGDPLELSPAVSVDVRGGPRPEEAWPDGRLLDGVDLEEAPELSEWLTGARRTLDAARLDAALAAAARLEAAGRLGAALAEVQRALALEPLSEEAHRREIRLRYLGGDRAAALAAYERCRATLRATLGVEPSSETSRLADEVARGRRVPARPAGAASLPLSVTRPPALAGREREWALMEEAWAAGKGIALGGAPGVGKSRLMQDFLSTHARPLFFEGRPGDRAVPYGTHARTFRETLGALSSAGVALPPWVRAELARMLPELGPSPGPLATEADRVRFWNAKLEAMRVAFRAGFDALGFDDTQFVDPASAAAGTYVLEQLLRDTETPLRTVHCFRTAEMPPDVLAHIRALAEAGRALYLELEPLADDAVEELVRSLDVPGIERVAAEVARYAGGSPLFALETVKHLVETGAVERGIPDRTPPRLEALLRARFERLSAPALQLARALGVLGTDFTLERAAAVVEARAMDVAVGWSELEAAQLVRGTAFGHDLLAEAVVAATPAPLRSFLHRRAAEVLAATDGAPGRIAAHWERAGDPIRADACRREAESAARTTLLATEAAGYFRAA from the coding sequence ATGCACCCCTCACCGAACTGGACCGTTCACCTGCTCGGCGCGCCCCGGCTCGCGGGGGCGACCGCGATGGTCCGGCTGGATCGCCGCACCGCGGCGCTGCTCGCGCTCCTCGCGATCGACGGTCCGCAGCCGCGCTCGCGCGCGGCGGGGCTGCTGTGGCCGGAGTCGCCGGAGAAGACGGCCCGCGCCAACCTTCGCCAGCTGCTCCGGCGGCTTCGCGAGGCCGCGGGAGGGGATCTGGTCGGCGCCGGCGACCCGCTCGAGCTCTCGCCGGCGGTGAGCGTGGACGTCCGCGGCGGGCCGCGCCCGGAGGAGGCCTGGCCGGACGGACGGCTCCTCGACGGCGTGGATCTGGAGGAGGCGCCGGAGCTGTCGGAGTGGCTGACCGGCGCGCGCCGGACGCTCGACGCCGCGCGGCTCGACGCGGCGCTCGCGGCCGCGGCCCGGCTCGAGGCGGCGGGCCGGCTCGGGGCGGCGCTCGCGGAGGTCCAGCGCGCGCTCGCGCTCGAGCCGCTCTCGGAGGAGGCGCACCGCCGCGAGATCCGGCTGCGCTACCTCGGCGGCGACCGGGCCGCGGCCCTCGCCGCGTACGAGCGCTGCCGCGCGACGCTCCGCGCCACGCTCGGGGTCGAGCCCTCGTCGGAGACGTCCCGCCTCGCGGACGAGGTGGCGCGCGGGCGGCGCGTCCCGGCCCGGCCCGCCGGCGCGGCCTCGCTTCCGCTGTCCGTGACCCGGCCGCCGGCGCTCGCCGGCCGCGAGCGCGAGTGGGCGCTCATGGAGGAGGCGTGGGCCGCCGGCAAGGGCATCGCCCTCGGCGGCGCGCCCGGCGTGGGCAAGAGCCGGCTCATGCAGGACTTCCTCTCCACGCACGCCCGCCCGCTCTTCTTCGAGGGCCGGCCCGGCGACCGCGCGGTGCCGTACGGCACGCACGCGCGCACGTTCCGCGAGACGCTCGGCGCGCTCTCCTCGGCCGGTGTGGCGCTGCCGCCGTGGGTCCGGGCGGAGCTGGCGCGGATGCTCCCCGAGCTCGGCCCGTCCCCGGGTCCGCTCGCGACCGAGGCGGACCGCGTCCGCTTCTGGAACGCGAAGCTCGAGGCGATGCGGGTCGCGTTCCGGGCCGGGTTCGACGCGCTCGGCTTCGACGACACGCAGTTCGTCGATCCGGCCAGCGCCGCGGCGGGGACCTACGTCCTGGAGCAGCTCCTGCGCGACACCGAGACGCCGCTCCGGACCGTGCACTGCTTCCGGACGGCGGAGATGCCGCCGGACGTGCTCGCGCACATCCGGGCGCTCGCCGAGGCGGGCCGCGCGCTGTACCTCGAGCTCGAGCCGCTGGCGGACGACGCGGTGGAGGAGCTGGTGCGCAGCCTGGACGTGCCCGGGATCGAGCGGGTGGCGGCCGAGGTGGCCCGGTACGCCGGCGGGAGCCCGCTGTTCGCGCTCGAGACCGTGAAGCACCTGGTGGAGACCGGCGCGGTCGAGCGCGGGATCCCGGATCGCACGCCGCCGCGCCTGGAGGCGCTGCTGCGCGCGCGCTTCGAGCGGCTCTCCGCGCCGGCGCTGCAGCTCGCGCGGGCGCTCGGGGTGCTCGGCACCGACTTCACGCTGGAGCGCGCGGCCGCCGTGGTGGAGGCGCGCGCGATGGACGTGGCGGTGGGGTGGAGCGAGCTCGAGGCGGCGCAGCTCGTCCGCGGCACCGCCTTCGGCCACGACCTGCTCGCCGAGGCGGTGGTGGCCGCCACCCCGGCGCCGCTGCGGAGCTTCCTGCACCGCCGCGCCGCCGAGGTGCTCGCCGCGACCGACGGCGCGCCGGGCCGGATCGCGGCGCACTGGGAGCGCGCCGGCGATCCGATCCGGGCGGACGCCTGCCGTCGGGAGGCCGAGTCCGCCGCCCGCACCACCCTGCTCGCGACGGAGGCGGCGGGGTACTTCCGGGCCGCCTAG
- a CDS encoding helix-turn-helix transcriptional regulator — protein MIRSPEAHPRRALPAQGATSARRSLLRLISADAPDAAASAGRAPAGPAPAAVARAIAGAERRPLAWVDRDGVLRLANAAFAALLGAEPPSLEGRSACDLLCADAPGRAQALLRAAFRGALHRTELTAVRGGRTYGLKVELAAVGRGASAALCIDVHEVVERAAAPVACATAGDLDYRISAGASDFGRLLALSGAGAEAALRVGRRCHEVLHGRPSPCPGCPALRGGGEAWPRVEVRRAPRTGGFQVATATALPGDEVLISVRRVDDAALAAVREARTAELVRRFELSPREEEVLRLLLIGRQAADIGTALGITPRTAKFHQANVLRKLGASSRRDLLGLAS, from the coding sequence ATGATCCGCAGTCCCGAGGCTCACCCGCGCCGCGCCCTGCCGGCGCAAGGCGCCACGTCCGCGCGGCGATCGCTCCTGCGGCTGATCTCGGCGGACGCGCCGGACGCGGCCGCGTCGGCAGGACGCGCCCCGGCCGGCCCCGCGCCGGCGGCGGTGGCGCGCGCCATCGCGGGCGCCGAGCGCCGGCCGCTGGCGTGGGTGGACCGCGACGGCGTGCTGCGCCTCGCGAACGCCGCCTTCGCGGCGCTGCTCGGGGCGGAGCCGCCCTCCCTGGAGGGCCGCAGCGCCTGCGACCTGCTCTGCGCGGACGCGCCGGGCCGCGCCCAGGCGCTGCTTCGCGCGGCCTTCCGCGGCGCGCTGCACCGGACCGAGCTCACCGCGGTCCGCGGCGGCCGCACGTACGGGCTCAAGGTCGAGCTCGCGGCGGTGGGCCGCGGCGCCTCGGCGGCGCTGTGCATCGACGTGCACGAGGTGGTGGAGCGGGCGGCGGCGCCGGTGGCGTGCGCCACCGCGGGCGACCTCGACTACCGGATCTCGGCGGGCGCGTCGGACTTCGGCCGCCTGCTGGCGCTCTCCGGCGCGGGCGCCGAGGCGGCGCTGCGGGTGGGGCGCCGCTGCCACGAGGTGCTGCACGGCCGGCCGTCTCCGTGCCCCGGCTGCCCGGCGCTGCGCGGCGGCGGCGAGGCGTGGCCGCGGGTGGAGGTGCGGCGCGCGCCGCGGACCGGCGGGTTCCAGGTGGCGACCGCCACGGCGCTGCCCGGCGACGAGGTGCTGATCTCGGTCCGCCGGGTGGACGACGCCGCGCTCGCGGCGGTGCGGGAGGCGCGCACGGCGGAGCTGGTGCGCCGCTTCGAGCTCTCCCCGCGCGAGGAGGAGGTGCTGCGGCTGCTCCTCATCGGCCGGCAGGCCGCGGACATCGGGACGGCGCTCGGGATCACGCCGCGCACCGCGAAGTTCCACCAGGCGAACGTGCTCCGGAAGCTCGGCGCGTCCTCGCGGCGGGACCTGCTGGGGCTGGCCTCGTGA
- a CDS encoding LuxR C-terminal-related transcriptional regulator: MTRARSEPDWGAIALAMLERGREPAAWVDAAGTVRLATASLERLLGAAPRALEGRPVAAVLTGAPALADGRVEREVTTAAGRRLRVALEPGCEPACEPGALLRVLEVLGDLPGLGAGELDYAIETAPGAFGRLAWVRPLGGAALEPVPAARCHEALHGRSEPCADCPVRGGGTWPRVHARTLAPAPGYEVVTAAPEGAERVHLTVRRLAEAAVHGLVEARARALARGAGLSEREEAVLNRLLQGEGLADIGRALGITLRTVKFHQANLLRKLGAESRADLARVLM; this comes from the coding sequence GTGACCCGCGCCCGCAGCGAGCCGGACTGGGGCGCGATCGCGCTCGCCATGCTGGAGCGCGGTCGCGAGCCGGCGGCGTGGGTGGACGCGGCCGGGACGGTGCGCCTGGCGACGGCCAGCCTGGAGCGGCTGCTCGGCGCGGCGCCGCGCGCGCTGGAGGGGCGCCCGGTGGCGGCGGTGCTCACCGGCGCGCCCGCCCTCGCGGACGGCCGGGTGGAGCGCGAGGTGACCACGGCGGCGGGGCGGCGGCTGCGCGTCGCGCTCGAGCCGGGGTGCGAGCCGGCGTGCGAGCCGGGCGCCCTGCTCCGCGTCCTCGAGGTGCTCGGCGATCTCCCCGGGCTCGGGGCGGGGGAGCTCGACTACGCCATCGAGACCGCGCCGGGCGCGTTCGGCCGGCTGGCCTGGGTGAGGCCGCTCGGCGGGGCCGCGCTCGAGCCGGTGCCGGCGGCCCGCTGCCACGAGGCGCTCCACGGCCGGAGCGAGCCCTGTGCCGACTGTCCGGTCCGCGGCGGCGGCACCTGGCCGCGCGTCCACGCGCGCACGCTCGCGCCCGCCCCTGGTTACGAGGTCGTCACCGCCGCGCCGGAGGGCGCCGAGCGCGTGCACCTCACCGTCCGGCGGCTGGCCGAGGCCGCGGTGCACGGGCTGGTGGAGGCCCGCGCCCGCGCCCTGGCGCGCGGGGCCGGGCTGTCGGAGCGCGAGGAGGCGGTGCTGAACCGGCTGCTGCAGGGCGAGGGACTCGCCGACATCGGGCGGGCGCTCGGGATCACGCTACGCACCGTGAAGTTCCACCAGGCGAACCTGCTCCGCAAGCTGGGCGCAGAGTCGCGCGCCGATCTGGCCCGTGTGCTGATGTGA
- a CDS encoding C-GCAxxG-C-C family protein, translating into MRDESIGRRGWIKLVGGAAGAGAALVVARQAGAAPPAAGKGLQAIPWPYAPLDPDATAERAFKGYLEGHCMYGAFDALAGQVADKLGAPYTSFPTKLFTYGAGGVAGWATLCGALNGAAAAFQLLSPKPEPLVDALFRQYEQASLPDWVPASAKFPNVKSVAGSVLCHASVSAWCKASGKKAYSPERKERCGVLTASVARHAAIILNAQHAGKAFPVLEDKATAECVSCHEKGGVLENTRAKMACGGCHFNLGTKHPAI; encoded by the coding sequence ATGCGAGACGAGAGCATCGGGCGCAGGGGCTGGATCAAGCTGGTGGGCGGCGCCGCGGGCGCGGGCGCGGCGCTGGTGGTGGCGAGGCAGGCGGGCGCGGCCCCTCCGGCCGCGGGCAAGGGGCTGCAGGCGATCCCGTGGCCGTACGCGCCGCTCGATCCCGACGCGACCGCGGAGCGCGCGTTCAAGGGCTACCTCGAGGGCCACTGCATGTACGGCGCCTTCGACGCGCTCGCCGGCCAGGTGGCCGACAAGCTGGGCGCGCCGTACACCTCGTTCCCCACGAAGCTGTTCACCTACGGCGCGGGCGGCGTCGCCGGCTGGGCCACGCTCTGCGGCGCGCTGAACGGCGCGGCGGCGGCCTTCCAGCTCCTGTCGCCGAAGCCGGAGCCGCTGGTGGACGCGCTGTTCCGCCAGTACGAGCAGGCGTCGCTGCCGGACTGGGTCCCGGCGTCGGCCAAGTTCCCCAACGTGAAGTCGGTGGCGGGCTCGGTGCTCTGCCACGCGTCGGTCTCCGCCTGGTGCAAGGCGTCCGGCAAGAAGGCCTACTCGCCCGAGCGCAAGGAGCGCTGCGGCGTGCTCACCGCCTCGGTGGCGCGCCACGCGGCCATCATCCTCAACGCGCAGCACGCCGGGAAGGCGTTCCCGGTGCTGGAGGACAAGGCCACCGCCGAGTGCGTCTCGTGTCACGAGAAGGGCGGCGTCCTCGAGAACACCCGTGCCAAGATGGCGTGCGGAGGGTGCCACTTCAACCTGGGCACCAAGCACCCGGCCATCTGA
- a CDS encoding porin — MTLTPLLLALSLAQTPPAADPAAAAAQPAPAPVKAAPTLAGALANAPKPTFWGFINAQYSRTEGLNGADDTSTFEIRRARIGARGKVHDLVGYSVLFDGADSKLKDAYVSVFALPGVEVRMGQWKTPFGYEQYESDTKLLWVNTSYVVGSLARGPDSRDLGAGLLVQTPKLGPVSAEVLGSFVNGAGPNKKDDLETKNFWGRAGLTLKLPSITLKAGGSYGTGQQIQATGANGTFDGVGTPIDDTYFYFHTYGADATLDTPWFFAAAELIQSERDLSRYTTTAPITAATRSSRTARGWYAGAYGKTPWNLGPIFRAERFDADRTAAGGRLERYTIGAYVDVIPVNARLILNHELDQGQTGAAGRTGDRTTLFAQVIF, encoded by the coding sequence ATGACGCTGACACCATTGCTCCTCGCACTCTCGCTCGCACAGACCCCCCCCGCCGCCGATCCGGCCGCGGCCGCCGCACAGCCGGCGCCCGCGCCGGTGAAGGCGGCGCCCACCCTCGCGGGCGCGCTCGCGAACGCCCCGAAGCCGACGTTCTGGGGCTTCATCAACGCCCAGTACTCGCGCACCGAGGGGCTGAACGGCGCCGACGACACCTCCACGTTCGAGATCCGCCGCGCCCGCATCGGCGCGCGCGGCAAGGTCCACGACCTCGTCGGCTACAGCGTGCTGTTCGACGGCGCCGACTCCAAGCTGAAGGACGCCTACGTCTCGGTGTTCGCCCTGCCCGGCGTGGAGGTGCGCATGGGCCAGTGGAAGACGCCGTTCGGCTACGAGCAGTACGAGTCGGACACGAAGCTCCTGTGGGTGAACACCTCGTACGTGGTCGGCTCGCTCGCCCGCGGCCCGGACTCGCGCGACCTCGGCGCGGGGCTCCTCGTCCAGACGCCGAAGCTCGGGCCGGTGTCGGCCGAGGTGCTGGGCTCGTTCGTGAACGGCGCGGGGCCGAACAAGAAGGACGACCTCGAGACGAAGAACTTCTGGGGCCGCGCCGGGCTGACGCTGAAGCTCCCCTCCATCACGCTGAAGGCGGGCGGCTCGTACGGCACCGGCCAGCAGATCCAGGCCACCGGCGCGAACGGCACGTTCGACGGCGTGGGCACGCCGATCGACGACACGTACTTCTACTTCCACACGTACGGGGCCGACGCGACGCTCGACACGCCGTGGTTCTTCGCGGCCGCCGAGCTCATCCAGTCGGAGCGCGACCTGTCGCGCTACACCACCACCGCGCCGATCACCGCGGCCACGCGCTCGAGCCGCACCGCGCGCGGCTGGTACGCGGGCGCGTACGGCAAGACGCCGTGGAACCTGGGCCCGATCTTCCGCGCCGAGCGCTTCGACGCGGACCGCACCGCGGCCGGCGGGCGCCTCGAGCGCTACACCATCGGCGCCTACGTGGACGTGATCCCGGTGAACGCCCGGCTCATCCTCAACCACGAGCTCGACCAGGGCCAGACCGGCGCGGCGGGCCGCACCGGCGACCGCACCACGCTCTTCGCCCAGGTGATCTTCTAG
- a CDS encoding alpha/beta fold hydrolase, whose product MTASDGPLLTLLLPGLDGTGRLLERFVAAASGTLELRTLSYPPDRVRSYAELAELVRAELPRGRRFALLGESFGGPLALRVAAGRPPGLVGVVLAASFHRRPAARLVSALRPLSPAFFRLPLPAHAVRVLLAGHDAPDALVADVQAAVASVQPRVMARRAHEALHVDATGWLRDCPAPVLFLGGRQDRLLRTGLAIEIRLVRPDAEIRMLDAPHLVLQRRPDEAMRAVEGFLARSPAATAPLRAASADEPA is encoded by the coding sequence ATGACCGCCTCCGACGGACCGCTGCTCACGCTGCTCCTGCCCGGCCTGGACGGCACCGGCCGGCTCCTCGAACGGTTCGTGGCCGCCGCGAGCGGCACGCTCGAGCTGCGCACCCTGTCGTACCCGCCGGACCGCGTGCGCTCGTACGCCGAGCTCGCCGAGCTCGTGCGCGCCGAGCTGCCGCGCGGGCGGCGCTTCGCGCTCCTCGGCGAGTCCTTCGGCGGACCGCTCGCGCTGCGCGTCGCCGCAGGGCGGCCGCCGGGGCTGGTCGGGGTGGTGCTGGCGGCGAGCTTCCACCGGCGCCCGGCGGCGCGGCTGGTGTCGGCGCTCCGGCCGCTCTCGCCCGCGTTCTTCCGGCTGCCGCTGCCTGCGCACGCGGTGCGGGTGCTGCTCGCCGGGCACGACGCGCCCGACGCGCTGGTGGCCGACGTGCAGGCCGCGGTCGCGTCGGTCCAGCCGCGGGTGATGGCGCGCCGCGCGCACGAGGCGCTGCACGTGGACGCGACCGGCTGGCTCCGCGACTGCCCGGCGCCGGTGCTGTTCCTGGGCGGGCGGCAGGACCGGCTGCTCCGCACCGGGCTCGCCATCGAGATCCGGCTGGTGCGCCCGGACGCCGAGATCCGCATGCTCGACGCGCCGCACCTCGTCCTGCAGCGGCGGCCCGACGAGGCGATGCGCGCGGTGGAGGGGTTCCTCGCGCGCTCGCCGGCGGCCACCGCGCCGCTGCGCGCGGCGTCCGCCGACGAGCCCGCCTGA
- a CDS encoding DUF6544 family protein, whose protein sequence is MIGWISALALAAAVALVGVRRARFAREVAAEARSLWAVREDAPPSRLDPGTLPEPVRRYLGLAGALGAAPLTAARLRHGGTFRPALEGAWRPIRGVQYLAAEPPGFVWWGRVRLAPGLEVAARDRSAGGEGGMRIALASALVVADVTGPEIDAAALQRLLGELVWLPTALLDARHVAWLPRDASSARARLRVGGREVEATFHFGGDGLPERITALRYRDVKGRGVLTPWTGRCADWREVGGVRVPFRMEASWELDGRDRPYARFELERLEHGVPRPF, encoded by the coding sequence ATGATCGGGTGGATCAGCGCGCTCGCGCTCGCCGCCGCCGTCGCGCTCGTGGGCGTGCGGCGCGCCCGGTTCGCGCGGGAGGTCGCGGCGGAGGCGCGATCGCTCTGGGCGGTCCGGGAGGACGCGCCGCCGTCCCGCCTCGATCCCGGGACCCTGCCCGAGCCGGTGCGGCGCTACCTCGGGTTGGCCGGGGCGCTCGGGGCGGCGCCGCTCACCGCGGCCCGGCTCCGCCACGGCGGCACCTTCCGGCCGGCGCTCGAGGGCGCGTGGCGGCCGATCCGCGGCGTGCAGTACCTCGCCGCCGAGCCGCCGGGCTTCGTGTGGTGGGGACGCGTGCGGCTCGCGCCCGGGCTGGAGGTCGCGGCGCGGGATCGCTCGGCCGGCGGCGAGGGCGGCATGCGCATCGCGCTCGCCTCCGCCCTGGTGGTGGCCGACGTCACCGGTCCGGAGATCGACGCGGCCGCGCTGCAGCGGCTGCTCGGCGAGCTCGTGTGGCTCCCGACGGCGCTGCTCGACGCGCGGCACGTGGCGTGGCTGCCGCGCGACGCCTCGAGCGCGCGGGCGCGGCTGCGCGTGGGCGGGCGGGAGGTGGAGGCGACCTTCCACTTCGGCGGCGACGGCCTCCCGGAGCGGATCACGGCGCTGCGCTACCGCGACGTGAAGGGCCGGGGCGTGCTCACGCCGTGGACCGGGCGCTGCGCCGACTGGCGCGAGGTGGGCGGCGTGCGCGTCCCGTTCCGGATGGAGGCGAGCTGGGAGCTCGACGGCCGCGACCGTCCGTACGCGCGCTTCGAGCTGGAGCGGCTGGAGCACGGGGTCCCGCGACCGTTCTAG